A stretch of Corallococcus macrosporus DNA encodes these proteins:
- the hemW gene encoding radical SAM family heme chaperone HemW, whose translation MSFAAPTDPLTGMQAARFGLYLHFPYCLAKCPYCDFAVAVARQVPEERYANAVLAELDARLAADPALRTKPLESLFLGGGTPSLWHPRYVARVLEGIAARMSLAPNLEVSLEGNPERADAERFAGYRAAGINRLSLGVQSFQPETLKALGRAHDAAMVDGAVAAARKAGFPVVALDFIYGVHGQTLAQVEADARRAVTLEPEHLSTYALTVEREVLAESTPLSKQLDRGELSLPEDDEVVAMARVVRDVYGAHGLTRYEVSNHAREGLSSRHNALYWTGGEYLALGVGATGMLLSPTAHRYVNLRGPEAYLRTVEEGRLPEASREDLGPEELFAERLSMGLRLVSGVDWEAVCERYGQPVEPRRAEVERLVAHGFATRHGRRLALTERGADVHSAICARLL comes from the coding sequence ATGTCCTTCGCCGCGCCCACGGACCCATTGACGGGCATGCAGGCGGCCCGCTTCGGGCTCTACCTGCACTTCCCGTACTGCCTGGCCAAGTGCCCCTACTGCGACTTCGCGGTGGCGGTCGCGCGCCAGGTGCCGGAGGAGCGCTACGCCAACGCCGTGCTGGCGGAGCTGGACGCGCGCCTCGCCGCGGATCCGGCACTGCGCACGAAGCCCCTGGAGTCCCTCTTTCTGGGCGGCGGCACCCCGTCGCTGTGGCACCCCCGCTACGTGGCGCGGGTGCTGGAGGGCATCGCCGCGCGCATGTCGCTGGCTCCCAACCTGGAGGTCTCGCTGGAGGGCAACCCGGAGCGCGCGGACGCGGAGCGCTTCGCCGGCTACCGCGCCGCGGGCATCAACCGCCTGTCCCTGGGCGTGCAGTCCTTCCAGCCGGAAACGCTCAAGGCCCTGGGCCGCGCGCACGACGCCGCCATGGTGGACGGCGCGGTGGCGGCGGCGCGCAAGGCGGGCTTCCCCGTGGTGGCGCTGGACTTCATCTACGGCGTGCACGGCCAGACGCTGGCGCAGGTGGAGGCGGACGCGCGCCGCGCGGTGACGCTGGAGCCCGAGCACCTGTCCACCTACGCGCTCACCGTGGAGCGCGAGGTATTGGCGGAGTCCACGCCGCTGTCCAAGCAACTGGACCGGGGCGAGCTCTCCCTGCCGGAGGATGACGAAGTGGTAGCCATGGCCCGCGTCGTGCGCGACGTGTACGGCGCCCACGGCCTCACCCGCTACGAAGTGTCCAACCACGCGCGCGAAGGCCTCAGCTCCCGGCACAACGCGCTGTACTGGACCGGCGGCGAGTACCTGGCGCTGGGCGTGGGCGCCACCGGCATGCTGCTGTCCCCTACGGCCCACCGCTACGTGAACCTCCGCGGCCCGGAGGCGTACCTGCGCACGGTGGAGGAGGGGAGGCTCCCGGAGGCCAGCCGCGAGGACCTGGGCCCCGAGGAGCTCTTCGCCGAGCGGCTGAGCATGGGCCTGCGCCTGGTGTCGGGGGTGGACTGGGAGGCCGTCTGTGAGCGATACGGCCAGCCGGTGGAGCCCCGGCGCGCGGAGGTGGAGCGGCTGGTGGCCCATGGCTTCGCCACACGTCACGGCCGCAGGCTGGCCCTGACGGAGCGAGGGGCGGACGTGCACAGCGCCATCTGCGCGCGGCTGCTGTAG
- a CDS encoding plectin 1 isoform 8 → MPSPPDEADPLADLKELLDDGDAPMAAPAPALTRPLTVPKPPPSAPPPLPPRRPAAGLPADPATRPAAAPAARVPTTPAPIAGGGLPTTTPPSPAAAARSPGKGDPFAEPAEPRLPMGGSPEDKLEFFRGILKQKTETLARARALYAEREGEVTQLKAALEKARKEGGGVAGAPARSPQDEQRLQLAQAKVSSLEAELAASEADRKDLSRALAEVESEIPRLTEELQAERESRGAMAEELVGAKEALGLAQDRVAELASGKSEAQGALEAVQEQYQSVLADVERLTAERDAQALNISQLETALAEAKGAMGALESESDWSRSSLEEAHAHAKVMEGERDAARRQLAVVEDGLKTLQTQVTELERTLALKDADAVGLRAALTARTAEAAELPALRSALEARAAEAVRTQSRVRELEAEVAQAREAARAEVEAAEVRARMAESELASLREVLEAAEVEQVSLRDRMESDAAALGEAVQEAEGRVHAAEAKVAALEAQLAELTAQSTATQAEREAHQEQLAAVERKLATTQAERVGYSARVSMLETAAGQREAELQRQQALVAKAQEELALERARREAVEAEAADVRLAIAEAEGRAEALSSGHEGQREELAALNEQLEAARAEADKVDRLQQRVKMVEGALEASEAKRRTAEAQAARVKDLDAAKAALEAKLASEQGAKALLEAKLEEARASFEAEQSERAALEAKLSQSDVTLLEEQGVKAALEAQLEEARNALEVEQAERAALQARAGGAGAQPGGAETAALEAKLAQAQASLKAEQAARQALEAKLAAAPASGAGASADVVAERDQLKADVASMKRKLMAAEAALESAASTKAKVARLEAQLKALK, encoded by the coding sequence ATGCCGTCTCCCCCGGACGAGGCGGATCCGCTCGCGGACCTGAAGGAACTGCTGGATGACGGCGACGCCCCCATGGCGGCGCCCGCCCCAGCGCTCACCAGGCCCCTGACGGTTCCGAAGCCTCCCCCCTCCGCGCCTCCCCCCCTGCCGCCCCGACGGCCCGCCGCAGGCTTGCCCGCTGACCCGGCCACCCGGCCCGCCGCCGCTCCGGCCGCCCGGGTGCCCACGACCCCCGCGCCCATCGCCGGGGGCGGGTTGCCCACGACCACGCCGCCCTCCCCGGCGGCCGCGGCGCGCAGCCCTGGCAAGGGGGACCCCTTCGCGGAGCCCGCCGAGCCCCGGCTGCCCATGGGCGGCTCCCCCGAGGACAAGCTGGAGTTCTTCCGGGGCATCCTGAAGCAGAAGACGGAGACCCTGGCCCGGGCGCGCGCGCTGTACGCCGAGCGCGAGGGCGAGGTGACGCAGCTGAAGGCCGCGCTGGAGAAGGCGCGCAAGGAAGGCGGCGGCGTCGCGGGTGCTCCGGCGCGGTCGCCGCAGGACGAGCAGCGCCTGCAGCTGGCCCAGGCGAAGGTCTCCTCGCTGGAGGCGGAGCTCGCCGCGTCGGAAGCGGACCGCAAGGACCTCTCCCGCGCGCTGGCGGAGGTGGAGTCGGAGATCCCCCGGCTGACGGAGGAGCTCCAGGCCGAGCGCGAGTCGCGCGGCGCGATGGCGGAGGAGCTGGTCGGCGCGAAGGAGGCGCTGGGGCTCGCGCAGGACCGCGTGGCGGAGCTGGCCTCCGGCAAGTCGGAGGCGCAGGGCGCGCTGGAGGCGGTCCAGGAGCAGTACCAGTCGGTGCTCGCGGACGTGGAGCGGCTGACCGCCGAGCGCGACGCCCAGGCGCTGAACATCAGCCAACTGGAGACGGCGCTCGCGGAGGCCAAGGGCGCGATGGGCGCCCTGGAGAGCGAGAGCGACTGGTCGCGCAGCTCGCTGGAGGAGGCGCACGCCCACGCGAAGGTGATGGAGGGCGAGCGGGACGCCGCGCGCCGCCAGCTCGCGGTGGTGGAGGACGGGCTCAAGACGCTCCAGACGCAGGTGACGGAGCTGGAGCGCACGCTCGCGCTGAAGGACGCGGACGCGGTGGGCCTGCGCGCCGCGCTCACCGCGCGCACGGCGGAGGCCGCGGAGCTGCCCGCGCTCCGAAGCGCCCTGGAGGCGCGCGCCGCGGAGGCCGTCCGGACGCAGTCCCGCGTGCGCGAGCTGGAGGCGGAGGTCGCCCAGGCGCGTGAAGCCGCGCGCGCCGAGGTCGAGGCGGCGGAAGTCCGCGCACGCATGGCCGAGTCCGAGCTGGCCTCGCTGCGCGAGGTGCTGGAGGCCGCGGAGGTCGAGCAGGTCTCGCTGCGCGACCGGATGGAGTCGGACGCGGCGGCGCTCGGCGAGGCGGTGCAGGAGGCCGAGGGCCGGGTGCACGCGGCCGAGGCGAAGGTGGCGGCGCTGGAGGCCCAGCTGGCGGAGCTCACCGCCCAGTCCACGGCCACGCAGGCCGAGCGGGAAGCCCACCAGGAGCAGCTCGCCGCGGTGGAGCGCAAGCTCGCCACCACGCAGGCGGAGCGCGTGGGCTACTCCGCGCGCGTGTCCATGCTGGAGACGGCCGCGGGCCAGCGCGAGGCGGAGCTGCAGCGCCAGCAGGCCCTGGTCGCCAAGGCCCAGGAGGAGCTGGCGCTGGAGCGCGCCCGCCGCGAGGCGGTGGAAGCCGAGGCCGCGGACGTGCGGTTGGCCATCGCCGAGGCCGAAGGCCGCGCCGAGGCGCTGAGCTCCGGACATGAGGGGCAGCGCGAGGAGCTGGCCGCCCTCAACGAGCAACTGGAAGCCGCCCGCGCGGAAGCGGACAAGGTGGACCGGCTCCAGCAGCGCGTGAAGATGGTGGAGGGCGCACTGGAGGCCTCCGAGGCCAAGCGGCGCACCGCCGAGGCCCAGGCGGCCCGCGTGAAGGACCTGGACGCCGCGAAGGCCGCGCTCGAAGCGAAGCTCGCCTCGGAGCAGGGCGCGAAGGCCCTGCTGGAAGCGAAGCTCGAGGAGGCCCGCGCCTCGTTCGAAGCGGAGCAGTCCGAGCGGGCCGCGCTGGAGGCGAAGCTCTCTCAGTCCGACGTCACGCTCCTGGAGGAGCAGGGCGTGAAGGCGGCGCTGGAGGCGCAGCTGGAGGAGGCCCGCAACGCGCTCGAAGTAGAGCAGGCGGAGCGGGCCGCGCTGCAGGCGAGAGCCGGCGGAGCAGGCGCGCAGCCCGGCGGCGCGGAGACGGCCGCGTTGGAGGCGAAGCTCGCCCAGGCGCAGGCCTCGCTCAAGGCGGAGCAGGCGGCCCGTCAGGCGCTGGAAGCGAAGCTCGCGGCGGCCCCTGCCTCGGGCGCGGGTGCATCCGCCGACGTGGTCGCCGAGCGCGACCAGCTCAAGGCGGACGTGGCCTCCATGAAGCGCAAGCTGATGGCGGCCGAGGCAGCGCTCGAATCGGCTGCCAGCACCAAGGCGAAGGTGGCGCGGCTGGAAGCGCAATTGAAGGCCCTGAAGTAG